Proteins from one Prevotella sp. E2-28 genomic window:
- a CDS encoding site-specific tyrosine recombinase, with amino-acid sequence MDQQTIKIRKDYLRYLRLQRSVSPNTLEAYALDLDKLLVFLEHEGKFVTDVELSDLQSFAAGLHDVGIGPRSQCRILSGVRSFYRFLVIDGYMDSDPTELLESPVIGEHLPEFLTPQEVDQLKDSIDLSKPEGHRNRAIIEVLFSCGLRVSELVNLKWSQVYAKERFLRILGKGSKERLVPISNIALKEIDNYLPWRNSLKIKPGEEDYVFLNRRGSHLTRVMILIMLKEQAEEAGIKKTISPHTLRHSFATALLEGGADLRAIQALLGHESIGTTEIYTHMSMQTLRDEVLNHHPRNMMH; translated from the coding sequence ATGGACCAACAGACCATAAAGATTCGCAAGGATTACCTGCGCTATCTGCGGTTGCAGCGTAGCGTTTCGCCCAATACGTTGGAGGCGTATGCCCTTGATTTGGACAAGCTTCTTGTGTTTTTAGAACATGAAGGGAAGTTTGTGACTGATGTTGAATTGTCTGATTTGCAGTCGTTTGCTGCTGGTCTTCACGATGTAGGTATCGGGCCGCGCTCGCAATGCCGGATACTGAGTGGCGTGCGTTCGTTCTATCGCTTCTTGGTGATTGACGGCTATATGGATAGTGACCCCACCGAACTGTTGGAGTCGCCAGTAATTGGTGAGCATCTGCCTGAGTTCTTGACGCCACAGGAGGTGGACCAGCTGAAAGACAGCATAGACCTGTCGAAGCCAGAGGGCCACAGAAACCGCGCTATTATCGAGGTGTTGTTCTCCTGCGGACTGCGCGTGTCGGAACTAGTGAACTTGAAATGGTCGCAGGTCTATGCCAAAGAGCGATTTCTGCGTATTCTGGGAAAGGGCTCAAAAGAACGCTTGGTGCCCATCTCCAATATAGCTTTGAAAGAAATAGATAACTACCTGCCTTGGCGCAACTCCCTGAAGATCAAGCCTGGTGAGGAGGATTATGTCTTTCTGAATCGTCGTGGCAGTCATCTTACGCGTGTCATGATACTCATCATGCTGAAGGAACAGGCCGAAGAGGCGGGCATCAAGAAGACCATATCGCCCCACACCCTGCGCCACTCCTTTGCCACAGCCCTGCTGGAGGGCGGTGCCGATTTACGTGCCATACAGGCGCTTTTGGGGCATGAGAGCATAGGCACCACAGAGATATACACCCACATGTCCATGCAGACCCTGCGTGACGAGGTGCTCAATCATCATCCACGTAATATGATGCATTAA
- a CDS encoding DNA topoisomerase IV subunit B, with product MAEDNNLTTVVDSSPVDYNDDNIRTLSGTEHIRLRPGMYIGRLGDGSLAEDGIYVLLKEVIDNSIDEFKMKAGDRIEINVDDNLRVSVRDYGRGIPQGKMIEAVSVLNTGGKYDSKAFKKSIGLNGVGVKAVNALSSHFEVRSYRDGKVRKAMFEKGKLVSDVTEDTQDENGTYIYFEPDDTLFLHYSFHNDIVETMLRNYTYLNTGLAIMYNGRRILSRRGLEDLLKDRMSADALYPIIHLQGEDIEIAFTHANQYGEEYYSFVNGQHTTQGGTHQSAFKEHIAKTIKEFFQKNFEYGDIRTGIVAAIALNVEEPMFESQTKIKLGSLTMAPVPTQVDAEHPMPPSINKYVGDFIKTEVDNYLHKNADVAEVMMQKIQESEKERKAMAGVTKLARERAKKANLHNRKLRDCRIHYSDTKNDRKEDSCIFITEGDSASGSITKSRDVNTQAVFSLRGKPLNTFGLTKKVVYENEEFNLLQAALDIEEGMDTLRYNKVIVATDADVDGMHIRLLIITFFLQFFPELIREGHVYVLQTPLFRVRNRRTKIRNKQVLATEDAKGKKGDFIVRYCYSEEERVNAIRELGPDPEITRFKGLGEISPEEFAGFIGPDIRLEQVTLHKTDQVQKLLEYYMGKNTMERQNFIIDNLVIEEDRPEEEEDLMD from the coding sequence ATGGCAGAAGACAACAACCTCACAACTGTGGTCGACAGTTCTCCCGTCGATTACAATGATGACAACATCCGTACCCTTTCAGGTACCGAGCATATCCGCTTGCGTCCTGGTATGTATATCGGCCGACTGGGCGACGGCTCTTTGGCAGAAGACGGTATCTACGTACTGCTAAAAGAGGTTATCGACAACTCTATCGATGAGTTCAAGATGAAAGCTGGCGACCGCATTGAAATCAATGTGGACGACAACCTGCGTGTCTCTGTACGCGACTATGGCCGCGGCATCCCACAGGGTAAGATGATTGAGGCTGTCAGCGTACTGAACACCGGTGGTAAATACGACTCTAAAGCCTTCAAAAAATCTATCGGTCTGAATGGTGTGGGTGTGAAAGCCGTGAACGCGCTAAGCAGCCATTTCGAAGTGCGCTCCTATCGCGACGGTAAGGTTCGTAAGGCCATGTTCGAGAAAGGAAAGCTCGTATCAGATGTAACGGAAGATACACAGGACGAAAACGGCACCTATATCTACTTCGAACCAGACGACACCCTGTTCCTGCACTATAGTTTCCACAACGACATCGTGGAGACCATGCTGCGCAACTATACCTACCTGAACACAGGATTGGCTATCATGTATAATGGTCGCCGTATCCTCTCACGCCGTGGTCTGGAGGATTTGCTTAAAGACCGCATGAGTGCTGATGCCCTCTACCCCATCATTCACTTGCAGGGTGAGGATATCGAGATTGCGTTTACCCATGCCAACCAGTATGGCGAGGAATATTACTCCTTTGTCAACGGACAGCACACCACGCAGGGCGGTACCCATCAGAGCGCCTTCAAGGAGCATATTGCCAAGACTATCAAGGAGTTCTTCCAGAAGAATTTTGAGTATGGCGACATCCGCACGGGTATAGTAGCAGCCATCGCCCTGAACGTAGAGGAGCCTATGTTCGAAAGTCAGACGAAGATCAAACTCGGCTCGCTCACCATGGCTCCCGTGCCTACTCAGGTAGATGCAGAACACCCTATGCCACCTTCTATTAATAAATATGTAGGCGACTTCATCAAGACCGAGGTGGACAACTACCTCCACAAGAATGCTGACGTGGCAGAGGTGATGATGCAGAAGATTCAGGAGAGCGAAAAGGAACGCAAGGCTATGGCTGGCGTTACGAAACTGGCGCGCGAACGTGCAAAGAAAGCCAACCTGCATAACCGAAAGTTGCGCGACTGCCGCATCCATTATAGCGATACCAAGAACGACCGCAAGGAGGATTCCTGCATCTTTATCACCGAGGGTGACTCAGCCAGCGGATCTATCACCAAGAGTCGCGACGTAAACACACAGGCCGTCTTCTCTTTAAGAGGAAAACCCTTAAACACGTTTGGATTAACTAAGAAAGTGGTTTACGAGAACGAGGAGTTCAACCTCCTGCAGGCTGCCCTCGATATTGAGGAAGGCATGGACACCCTAAGATATAATAAGGTGATTGTGGCTACCGATGCCGATGTGGACGGTATGCACATCCGCCTCTTAATTATCACCTTCTTCCTGCAGTTCTTCCCCGAACTGATTCGCGAGGGTCACGTCTATGTGCTGCAAACACCCTTGTTCCGCGTGCGCAACCGTCGCACAAAGATTCGCAACAAGCAGGTGCTGGCCACGGAGGATGCCAAGGGCAAAAAGGGCGATTTCATCGTACGCTATTGCTATAGCGAGGAAGAGCGCGTGAATGCTATCCGCGAGTTAGGACCTGATCCAGAAATCACCCGATTCAAAGGTCTTGGTGAGATTTCACCTGAAGAATTTGCTGGTTTCATCGGTCCTGATATCCGATTAGAGCAGGTCACCCTACATAAGACCGACCAGGTACAGAAGCTTCTGGAATACTACATGGGTAAGAACACCATGGAGCGCCAGAACTTCATCATTGACAACCTGGTTATCGAGGAAGACCGCCCCGAAGAAGAGGAAGACCTCATGGATTAG
- a CDS encoding N-acetyltransferase encodes MSSIEIKRVTDKRGLNTFIQLHYDLYRGNQYDAPNLYRDELRTLSRDKNSAFDFCEAEYFLAYRDGKVVGRVAAIINHRYNKQWDRPCVRFGWLDLIDDVEVMRALLTAVENYGREKGMKEIIGPLGFTDMDPEGMLTNGFDQLGTMATLYNYEYYPRLMEQMEGYEKDNDYVEYKVFVPKEGMPEKMKRVAELCMSRYNLHVHKLKKEDIYGPQKYGYRVFDVINKTFGHLYGYSEMSKKQMDEYVDMYFKFIDLELLCIIEDWNTPDHDCVGVGITIPSLTKALQKCHNGRLWPFGWWHIIRALKFKKTDVVDCLLIGVLPEYRTKGANALLFYDLIPIYQKYGFKWGETHVEMETNGKVQSQWMYFDHEQHKRRRCYKKQL; translated from the coding sequence ATGTCATCTATTGAGATTAAGCGTGTGACCGACAAGCGCGGTCTTAACACCTTCATTCAGTTGCATTATGATTTATATCGTGGAAACCAATACGATGCCCCCAATCTATATAGAGACGAACTGAGGACATTGAGCCGCGACAAGAATTCAGCCTTTGACTTCTGTGAGGCTGAGTATTTTCTGGCCTATCGTGACGGTAAGGTAGTGGGACGTGTAGCAGCCATCATCAATCATCGTTACAACAAACAGTGGGATCGTCCCTGCGTGCGTTTCGGCTGGCTCGACCTGATTGACGACGTAGAAGTGATGCGTGCACTACTAACTGCCGTAGAAAACTATGGTCGCGAAAAGGGCATGAAGGAAATCATTGGTCCCTTGGGCTTTACAGATATGGACCCTGAGGGAATGCTTACCAATGGTTTTGACCAACTGGGTACTATGGCTACTCTATATAACTACGAATACTATCCCCGCCTGATGGAACAGATGGAGGGTTACGAGAAGGACAACGACTACGTGGAGTACAAGGTCTTTGTGCCTAAGGAGGGTATGCCAGAGAAGATGAAACGTGTTGCCGAGTTGTGCATGAGCCGTTACAATCTTCATGTACACAAACTCAAAAAGGAAGATATCTACGGTCCTCAGAAATACGGTTACCGTGTGTTCGACGTCATCAATAAGACCTTCGGTCACCTGTATGGCTATTCGGAAATGTCAAAGAAGCAGATGGACGAATATGTAGATATGTACTTTAAATTCATTGATCTGGAGCTGCTCTGTATCATTGAAGACTGGAACACGCCTGATCACGACTGCGTGGGTGTGGGCATCACGATTCCATCACTCACCAAAGCCCTGCAGAAATGCCACAATGGTCGCTTATGGCCATTTGGCTGGTGGCATATCATCAGGGCTCTGAAATTTAAGAAGACCGACGTGGTTGACTGTCTGCTCATCGGCGTATTGCCAGAATACCGCACCAAGGGTGCCAATGCCCTGCTGTTCTACGACCTGATTCCTATTTATCAGAAGTATGGCTTCAAATGGGGCGAGACCCACGTAGAGATGGAGACAAATGGTAAGGTACAGAGCCAGTGGATGTACTTCGATCACGAACAACATAAACGCAGAAGGTGCTATAAGAAACAACTATAA
- a CDS encoding OmpA family protein encodes MKSKNLLTAAAAALLMAGAAQAQTNSWTSYSYIEAQGGVQLTSTNAPMDKLITPTAALSFGHYFTPVVGARLHVNAWESKSGFSSIDKYYKWKYITPDLDLMLNLTNMFGKGSDHFLNVILLGGVGLNYAWNNDELKDLNMPAYVTPLAWDDNRLSHNLRAGLRLETNQAKRLGVSLEVNANSLSDRFNSKTNDADDWMFTAMLGVNFRFGHKKAAPRYITKTIEVVDTFWVDEPTTIKVMEKQPKTKTETKHMKMNEAIFFQIRESDANAASGIDEAIKKVADLMKCSDDAQFTVTGYADKGTGTAKQNKKYAQKRADDVAKKLIEEHGLDAKRLKTDSKGDAVQPFEENDKNRCVIVTGEGTFRITTTEMVDVEVEKPSTKKVMKTKTREVQIQEEIK; translated from the coding sequence ATGAAAAGCAAAAACCTATTGACCGCTGCAGCCGCTGCGCTGCTCATGGCTGGTGCCGCACAGGCACAGACCAACTCTTGGACATCGTATTCTTACATTGAAGCACAGGGTGGTGTTCAGTTGACTTCTACCAATGCTCCTATGGACAAGTTAATTACCCCCACGGCAGCTTTGTCGTTCGGCCATTATTTCACACCAGTTGTCGGTGCTCGTCTGCACGTCAATGCATGGGAGTCGAAGAGCGGTTTTTCTTCTATTGATAAATATTACAAGTGGAAGTATATTACTCCCGACTTGGACCTGATGCTGAACCTGACAAATATGTTTGGTAAGGGTTCTGACCATTTCCTGAATGTGATCCTTCTGGGTGGTGTAGGTCTGAACTATGCTTGGAACAACGATGAGCTGAAAGACCTCAATATGCCTGCTTACGTTACTCCTTTGGCATGGGATGACAACCGTCTGAGCCACAACCTGCGTGCAGGTCTGCGTCTGGAGACCAATCAGGCTAAGCGCCTGGGCGTTTCTCTGGAAGTAAATGCCAACTCGCTGAGTGACCGATTCAACTCTAAGACCAACGATGCTGACGACTGGATGTTCACCGCTATGCTGGGTGTGAACTTCCGCTTTGGTCACAAGAAGGCTGCTCCCAGATATATCACCAAGACCATTGAGGTTGTTGATACCTTCTGGGTAGATGAGCCCACTACTATCAAGGTGATGGAGAAGCAGCCAAAGACAAAGACTGAGACGAAGCACATGAAGATGAACGAGGCTATCTTCTTCCAGATTCGTGAGAGTGATGCTAATGCAGCCAGCGGTATTGATGAGGCTATCAAGAAGGTGGCTGACCTGATGAAGTGTAGCGACGACGCTCAGTTCACCGTTACTGGTTATGCTGATAAGGGCACAGGTACTGCTAAGCAGAATAAGAAATATGCTCAGAAGCGTGCTGACGACGTAGCTAAGAAGTTGATTGAAGAGCACGGACTGGATGCTAAGCGTCTGAAGACTGATTCAAAGGGTGATGCCGTTCAGCCTTTCGAGGAGAACGATAAGAACCGTTGCGTTATCGTGACAGGTGAGGGTACCTTCCGTATCACTACTACCGAAATGGTTGACGTAGAGGTAGAGAAGCCAAGCACCAAGAAGGTGATGAAGACCAAGACCCGCGAGGTGCAGATTCAGGAAGAGATTAAATAA
- a CDS encoding SAM-dependent methyltransferase yields the protein MNDKTRDFIEGNLDTDIRQLALKGCRDKEVDFDTALRQIAGRQTARRKLPTWAALDGIIYPPHLNMEQCSSEQTARYKANICQRLLSSKASHLLDLTGGFGVDFTFMSDAFNEATYVERNNELFAISSKNINLLKPKAECINTDGMEVLHTIDHVSMIFMDPARRDDHGARTYGISDCTPNVLEIKDELLQKADNVMLKLSPMLDWHKAISDLGEQYIKEVHIVSVQNECKELLIVMQQQPTEPITVYCVNDDSVFSYTPSSLSSNHISHLSSRIFLYEPNASIMKAGCFAEVAQAFHVSQLAPNSHLFTSEILIEDFPGRKFQIQSISSMNKQELKTALKDIRKANISVRNFPMSVAELRKKLKISEGGNDYIFATTLAEGEKKVLIICQHL from the coding sequence ATGAACGATAAAACCCGCGATTTCATCGAGGGAAACCTCGATACTGACATACGTCAACTGGCGCTAAAAGGTTGCCGTGACAAAGAAGTTGACTTTGACACAGCACTCCGTCAGATAGCGGGCCGACAGACTGCCCGTCGAAAGTTGCCCACATGGGCAGCTCTCGACGGGATTATTTATCCGCCACACCTGAACATGGAACAATGTTCCAGTGAACAGACGGCTAGATATAAAGCGAACATCTGTCAACGTCTCCTCTCTAGTAAAGCCTCTCATCTCTTAGATCTCACAGGCGGTTTCGGTGTTGACTTCACGTTTATGAGTGATGCTTTCAACGAAGCAACCTATGTAGAGCGAAATAATGAATTATTCGCGATTTCATCGAAGAATATAAATCTTTTAAAACCAAAGGCAGAATGCATAAACACCGATGGAATGGAGGTTCTTCACACAATAGATCATGTATCTATGATATTCATGGATCCTGCCCGAAGGGATGACCACGGAGCACGCACTTACGGTATCAGCGACTGCACGCCCAACGTATTGGAGATAAAAGATGAATTGCTACAGAAAGCCGACAACGTGATGCTGAAACTATCGCCCATGCTTGACTGGCACAAAGCTATCAGCGACCTGGGGGAACAATATATTAAAGAGGTGCACATCGTCTCTGTGCAAAACGAATGCAAGGAACTGCTCATCGTTATGCAACAGCAACCTACGGAGCCCATCACCGTCTATTGCGTCAATGATGACTCCGTTTTTTCATACACGCCCTCATCCCTCAGTTCTAATCATATCTCTCATCTTTCATCTCGCATCTTCCTTTACGAGCCCAATGCATCTATTATGAAGGCTGGCTGTTTCGCAGAAGTTGCTCAAGCATTCCATGTGAGCCAATTGGCCCCCAATAGCCATCTGTTCACATCAGAGATTCTCATAGAGGATTTCCCTGGTCGTAAGTTTCAAATTCAGTCCATTTCATCGATGAATAAGCAGGAACTAAAGACAGCACTAAAGGACATACGAAAGGCTAACATTTCTGTGAGAAACTTCCCTATGTCAGTAGCTGAACTACGCAAAAAACTGAAAATAAGCGAGGGTGGCAACGATTACATCTTCGCTACCACCCTCGCTGAGGGAGAAAAAAAGGTGCTGATTATTTGTCAGCACCTCTGA
- a CDS encoding endonuclease — translation MKTAKLTLMLLLALFVSATWAQGPNNSGTYYQAANGKKGEALKTALFNIIKSHKTLSYSALEDYYEYTDKRPDGHVRDWYSNITNYDWNDHGNSSEGAGWNKEHTVPQSWFNEASPMKSDIIHVVPTDAKINNMRSAYVIAEVGTVEKASANNYSLLGSCKTAGYTGKVFEPNDKVKGDIARIYFYMATCYQDKLKNWTKGEVKKVFTSDEYPGLQQWYLDMLFRWSQLDPIDDVERARNNAVASSDVQGNRNPFVDYPGLEHYVWGNKKDSIFSYDNYNGTNSSDPDYVAPPMFTPIAGSYKDSVNVKLSCSTPGANIYYKTDITDVIPSIHNTLYTNDGIGITETTTIQAIAYKDGKYSEMVSATYVIEDSGNEKPIDGEIILNNTFFGVSWSGAKPGSGADVLTGSENGITITYSLGTSANMFCNDEQIRMYGGNQLKVESGSSEMVKLEFITKDSTKELLLLNGGGKINGYTWTGKTNSVTFGSEANHIKMTSVKVTLATNEAAGIQDLKLSTANSQQVFDLQGRRVDNPTKGLYIVNGKKVIIK, via the coding sequence ATGAAAACAGCAAAACTTACATTGATGCTCCTACTGGCCCTGTTTGTCTCTGCGACATGGGCACAAGGACCGAATAATTCTGGTACTTACTATCAGGCAGCCAACGGCAAGAAGGGCGAAGCCTTGAAGACGGCTTTATTCAACATCATCAAAAGCCATAAAACACTTAGTTATTCTGCACTCGAAGACTATTACGAATATACAGACAAGCGACCTGACGGACACGTTCGCGACTGGTACTCCAATATCACCAACTACGATTGGAATGATCATGGCAATAGCAGCGAAGGTGCTGGATGGAATAAAGAACATACCGTACCGCAGAGTTGGTTCAACGAGGCAAGTCCCATGAAAAGCGACATCATACATGTTGTACCTACAGATGCAAAAATCAACAACATGCGTTCGGCCTATGTCATTGCAGAAGTAGGGACCGTAGAAAAGGCATCTGCAAATAATTACAGTTTGCTTGGTTCATGCAAAACGGCAGGATACACGGGAAAAGTGTTTGAACCTAATGATAAAGTTAAGGGCGATATAGCTCGTATCTATTTCTATATGGCCACATGCTATCAAGACAAATTGAAGAACTGGACAAAAGGGGAAGTAAAAAAGGTCTTTACATCCGATGAATACCCTGGTTTGCAACAATGGTATCTGGATATGCTTTTCAGATGGTCACAGCTTGACCCTATTGATGATGTAGAGCGTGCTCGCAATAATGCTGTTGCAAGCAGTGATGTGCAAGGCAATCGAAACCCATTTGTGGACTATCCAGGATTAGAACATTACGTATGGGGCAACAAAAAGGACTCGATTTTCAGCTACGACAATTACAACGGCACTAATTCTTCTGATCCTGATTACGTGGCACCTCCTATGTTCACACCAATTGCCGGCAGCTATAAGGATTCAGTTAACGTGAAACTGTCATGCAGCACACCTGGAGCTAACATCTACTACAAGACAGACATAACTGACGTCATTCCCTCTATCCACAACACCCTATATACTAATGATGGTATAGGCATCACAGAGACTACCACTATTCAGGCTATAGCCTATAAGGATGGGAAATATAGCGAGATGGTTAGTGCAACCTACGTCATAGAAGATAGCGGAAACGAGAAACCTATAGATGGTGAGATCATACTGAACAACACCTTCTTTGGCGTCAGTTGGAGTGGTGCAAAACCTGGTAGCGGTGCTGATGTGCTGACGGGTTCAGAGAACGGAATCACCATCACTTATTCTCTTGGCACCAGTGCCAATATGTTCTGCAACGACGAACAAATCCGCATGTATGGTGGCAACCAACTAAAAGTAGAGTCTGGTAGCAGCGAGATGGTCAAGTTGGAGTTTATTACCAAAGATAGCACAAAGGAACTCCTGCTCCTGAATGGCGGCGGCAAAATTAATGGCTACACATGGACAGGTAAGACTAACAGCGTAACTTTCGGCTCGGAAGCTAACCATATCAAAATGACATCCGTGAAGGTTACTTTGGCCACAAATGAAGCCGCTGGTATTCAGGACTTGAAACTGTCAACAGCAAATAGTCAACAGGTATTCGATCTGCAAGGCCGTCGCGTTGATAACCCCACAAAGGGTCTTTACATTGTTAACGGCAAAAAAGTGATTATAAAGTAA
- a CDS encoding endonuclease — translation MKKGFFVLILSWMAHSIVLAQAPHNTGDYYQSVDGKKGAELKTAFYQLIKNPSVVYYDSLWNAYKISDARPMGDSLIIWDMYSCISRYSIDFPTHKNSIEGVSGFQREHSMPKSWFNPTERNSSGLTYADIKPMYSDIVHVIPTDGTVNNKRSNNAYGEITDSTKVEWKSADGFSKQSKKGGCGTPGWKDYLGANASKARVFEPNDEYKGDLARIYFYMATCYEPLAGTWTSDMFDSASEDGYQPFAQWAFDMLMRWAKADPVSQKEIDRNEACYQLQGNRNPFVDYPGLEDYIWGNKKEEAFHYGGEVKPDSLIATDCTILLNKRTFGVDWSATGNMRNYYSRVPLTITKNGIDVTFAYGIEGSKLYCDSSQIRLYNKNVLIFKAHQGEINSIEFTIPNKAADKELIPSVGQMNGNTWTGDASEVLFTSTYTSSWPESNANKHIQISGVKITVAPLLGISQPTSPSSQHPSPIYDLQGRRVAQPAKGMYTKNRKKYIIK, via the coding sequence ATGAAAAAGGGATTTTTCGTTTTGATTCTTTCATGGATGGCTCATAGTATCGTCCTTGCACAGGCACCTCACAATACGGGTGACTACTATCAGTCCGTAGATGGAAAGAAAGGAGCTGAGCTAAAAACAGCCTTCTATCAGCTTATCAAGAATCCAAGCGTTGTATATTATGACTCCCTTTGGAATGCATACAAGATTTCCGATGCCCGCCCGATGGGCGATAGTTTAATCATCTGGGATATGTATTCCTGTATATCACGTTACAGCATTGACTTCCCTACTCATAAGAACTCCATTGAAGGTGTCAGCGGATTCCAGCGCGAGCACTCTATGCCGAAGAGTTGGTTTAACCCCACGGAAAGGAACAGCAGCGGACTGACCTATGCCGATATCAAACCTATGTATTCTGACATCGTACACGTGATTCCCACCGATGGAACCGTCAATAATAAGCGTTCTAACAATGCTTATGGCGAGATCACCGACTCCACAAAAGTAGAATGGAAATCGGCCGATGGATTCAGTAAGCAGAGTAAAAAAGGCGGATGCGGTACGCCGGGATGGAAGGATTACTTGGGAGCCAATGCCTCCAAGGCTCGTGTGTTTGAACCTAATGATGAGTACAAGGGCGACCTGGCTCGTATCTATTTCTATATGGCAACCTGCTATGAGCCACTGGCTGGCACTTGGACTAGCGATATGTTTGACTCCGCCAGCGAAGACGGCTATCAACCCTTCGCACAGTGGGCTTTTGATATGCTGATGCGATGGGCTAAGGCAGACCCCGTAAGTCAGAAAGAGATAGACCGCAACGAAGCCTGTTACCAGCTACAGGGTAATCGCAACCCCTTCGTAGATTACCCAGGGTTGGAGGATTATATCTGGGGCAACAAGAAAGAGGAGGCTTTTCATTATGGCGGTGAAGTAAAACCCGACAGCCTCATTGCTACTGACTGCACCATTTTATTAAATAAAAGAACGTTTGGTGTTGACTGGTCGGCAACAGGCAACATGCGCAACTACTATTCCCGCGTTCCACTAACTATCACCAAGAATGGTATTGACGTAACATTTGCTTATGGTATTGAGGGTAGCAAACTGTATTGTGACTCGTCACAGATACGCCTGTACAACAAGAACGTTTTGATTTTCAAGGCTCATCAGGGCGAGATAAACAGCATTGAGTTTACCATTCCCAATAAGGCTGCCGACAAAGAACTGATTCCATCGGTTGGTCAGATGAACGGCAACACATGGACGGGAGATGCCTCTGAGGTTCTGTTCACATCCACCTATACCAGCAGCTGGCCGGAGTCGAATGCCAACAAGCATATCCAGATTTCAGGTGTAAAAATCACTGTTGCCCCATTACTGGGCATCAGCCAACCCACATCACCCAGCAGCCAGCACCCATCACCTATCTACGACCTTCAGGGGCGCCGCGTGGCGCAACCCGCAAAGGGAATGTACACCAAAAACAGAAAAAAATATATCATTAAATAG